The Nitrosomonas sp. sh817 genome includes a window with the following:
- a CDS encoding APC family permease has protein sequence MHEDTKMHGLKTKGLRKGAVSNSAAVTIGLAATAPAYSLTGALGHGASEIGYQLPIIFILSVIPMFFVALSYKHLTSSAPDSGTVFTWGSKAIGPRFGWFGGWSLLLASILAGVAATQIIVNSIVIILDMTEPSLWLRSGVAILFIVSSTYLTALGVEESARTTMILTITQYGGLIALAAVLFLQISQGNAAVTAEPLSLDWFNPFAIPSFDTFLNGFLVALFIFWGFDAALAMSEETQGSAEQAGRSGIIAMAITVMTYVIFSIAALAYAGVDSGDASSLTFKDNIDSILTMLAMQIIGSHGALIAAIIIALSAFSATISTIMPAARAALAMATYRALPQRFSSINATTRTPKFATWTIGAMTLVIYIVLTAISESVVKDTIQSVSIAVCTYYIVAALSCVLYFHRTAFNHWSTALSQIILPATAVVILFVVSVLQAWNMMDPTYGSSGSIGGVGAVFLIGVATLLCGVPLMILWNLFEPRFFRGETLPLERAHMVPDAEDNRVQQ, from the coding sequence ATGCACGAAGATACAAAAATGCACGGCTTAAAGACCAAAGGTTTGAGAAAGGGAGCCGTTTCTAATTCGGCAGCCGTGACAATCGGTTTGGCGGCTACAGCTCCTGCCTATTCGCTCACGGGAGCGCTGGGACACGGTGCTTCTGAAATTGGCTATCAATTGCCGATCATATTCATATTGTCAGTAATACCCATGTTCTTTGTTGCGCTATCCTATAAACATCTCACTTCTTCCGCACCAGATTCAGGTACAGTATTTACTTGGGGCTCCAAGGCGATTGGGCCGCGTTTTGGCTGGTTTGGCGGTTGGTCTCTACTACTTGCAAGTATTTTGGCTGGGGTTGCTGCAACTCAAATAATTGTCAATTCCATAGTGATTATTTTAGATATGACAGAGCCATCGCTATGGCTTCGCTCCGGTGTCGCAATATTATTTATCGTGAGCTCAACTTACTTGACTGCATTGGGTGTCGAAGAATCTGCACGAACTACCATGATATTGACCATTACGCAATATGGCGGACTGATTGCATTGGCAGCTGTTCTTTTTTTACAGATATCCCAGGGTAATGCTGCCGTTACTGCCGAACCACTTTCTCTCGATTGGTTTAATCCATTTGCAATTCCTTCATTTGATACTTTTTTGAATGGATTTCTAGTCGCGTTATTCATTTTTTGGGGATTCGATGCTGCATTGGCAATGTCTGAAGAAACCCAAGGCAGCGCGGAACAAGCCGGCAGAAGCGGTATCATTGCTATGGCAATTACAGTAATGACTTATGTAATTTTCTCTATTGCTGCACTGGCTTATGCGGGGGTTGATAGTGGCGATGCTTCCAGTCTGACTTTCAAAGACAATATAGATTCAATACTGACAATGCTTGCGATGCAGATAATCGGCTCTCATGGCGCTCTCATTGCCGCGATTATCATTGCACTATCGGCTTTCTCTGCAACAATATCGACCATAATGCCGGCAGCGCGGGCGGCGCTGGCAATGGCCACTTATCGCGCGCTTCCTCAACGGTTTTCTTCAATTAATGCGACTACCAGGACACCAAAGTTTGCAACATGGACGATCGGCGCAATGACACTTGTTATATATATCGTTTTAACTGCAATCAGTGAATCGGTTGTTAAAGACACAATCCAGAGTGTTAGTATTGCTGTGTGCACCTACTATATTGTCGCTGCGCTATCTTGTGTGTTGTATTTTCATCGTACTGCATTTAATCATTGGAGTACTGCTTTATCGCAAATTATTCTTCCTGCAACTGCAGTTGTTATATTGTTTGTGGTCAGTGTGTTGCAAGCATGGAATATGATGGATCCAACCTATGGTTCAAGTGGATCGATTGGTGGAGTTGGGGCTGTATTTTTGATAGGGGTCGCGACGCTGCTATGCGGCGTCCCATTAATGATTTTATGGAATCTTTTTGAGCCTCGTTTCTTCCGGGGGGAAACATTGCCATTGGAAAGAGCCCACATGGTCCCAGATGCCGAGGATAACAGAGTTCAGCAGTAG
- a CDS encoding rhodanese-like domain-containing protein — translation MHHNPGFLKLVEQVKERIKECTAEEVQVRIAQGEKFYFIDVREDHEYWIDHAAGARHLGKGILERDIESVVPDRNVSIVLYCGGGYRSVLAADALQQMGYRNVASMKGGIKAWRDAAFPLEKDKAI, via the coding sequence ATGCATCACAATCCAGGATTCTTAAAGCTAGTAGAGCAAGTAAAGGAGCGGATTAAAGAATGCACAGCGGAAGAAGTGCAAGTCCGCATCGCTCAGGGAGAAAAATTTTATTTCATTGACGTCCGCGAAGATCATGAATATTGGATTGACCATGCGGCCGGTGCACGTCACCTCGGGAAAGGAATACTTGAACGAGACATCGAATCGGTTGTTCCCGATAGAAATGTATCGATAGTTTTGTATTGCGGTGGTGGTTATCGTTCCGTATTAGCGGCGGATGCATTACAGCAAATGGGTTATCGAAATGTTGCATCGATGAAAGGCGGCATTAAAGCATGGCGTGATGCTGCTTTTCCACTTGAAAAAGACAAAGCAATCTAA
- a CDS encoding site-specific integrase: MENRINFTKAAIDALPIPESGKRSTYHDIKTSGLQLRITSTGVKTFSVYRRIKRGDPERITLGRYPDMTVEQARREAVRIASDIAEGKNPAEVKRGHKAELTFSDLFGDYMERHSKPKKKTWAEDQAQFRLYLEKPLGKKKLSTIDRKSIAQIHSSITKAGYAPTANRVKALLSSVFGWAITVGLCESNPVIGIKSNKENQRDRFLQSDELPRFFESLAKEPNSTIRDYILISLLTGARRSNVLSMRWQDISLERAEWRIPMTKNGTPQTVALSPEAIEILQNRKPSDDAVFVFPGSGMTGHLMEPKKGWKRILERAGIDNLRIHDLRRTLGSWQAKTGASLAIIGKSLNHKSQNTTAIYARLDLDPVRDSVNKATSAMLTAAGLKDNAEVVKLKKG; the protein is encoded by the coding sequence ATGGAAAATAGAATCAATTTCACCAAGGCAGCTATTGACGCATTGCCTATACCTGAATCTGGCAAGCGCAGCACCTATCACGATATAAAAACTTCCGGCTTGCAGCTTCGCATCACTTCCACTGGCGTAAAAACCTTTAGCGTATACAGGCGTATCAAACGTGGTGATCCTGAGCGTATAACGCTTGGCCGTTATCCTGACATGACCGTAGAACAGGCAAGACGGGAAGCCGTAAGAATAGCCTCCGATATTGCAGAAGGCAAAAACCCCGCCGAGGTCAAACGCGGTCATAAAGCAGAATTAACTTTCTCTGATTTATTTGGCGATTATATGGAACGTCACTCCAAGCCAAAGAAAAAAACATGGGCAGAAGATCAGGCACAATTCAGGCTGTACCTTGAAAAGCCATTAGGCAAAAAAAAGCTATCAACCATTGACCGTAAAAGTATTGCACAGATACATAGCAGCATCACAAAAGCGGGATATGCGCCCACTGCAAATCGAGTAAAAGCATTGCTTTCCAGCGTTTTTGGATGGGCAATCACAGTAGGATTATGTGAATCGAATCCAGTTATCGGGATTAAATCAAACAAGGAAAATCAGCGTGACCGTTTCCTGCAATCCGATGAACTGCCAAGATTCTTTGAATCACTCGCAAAAGAACCCAATTCAACGATTAGGGATTACATACTGATTAGCCTGTTAACCGGTGCAAGGCGTAGTAATGTTTTATCTATGCGCTGGCAGGACATCAGCTTAGAGCGGGCGGAATGGCGTATTCCCATGACAAAAAACGGAACACCGCAAACAGTAGCACTGTCACCCGAAGCCATAGAGATATTACAGAACAGAAAACCATCGGATGATGCTGTATTTGTTTTTCCTGGAAGTGGCATGACTGGGCATCTAATGGAGCCAAAAAAGGGCTGGAAACGAATCCTAGAGCGTGCAGGAATAGACAACCTACGCATTCATGATCTAAGGCGAACGCTGGGAAGCTGGCAAGCCAAAACCGGCGCATCATTAGCGATTATCGGAAAATCACTCAATCATAAGAGCCAGAACACAACCGCTATTTATGCCCGACTCGATCTTGACCCGGTAAGAGATTCAGTCAATAAGGCAACTAGCGCGATGTTAACAGCTGCGGGATTAAAGGATAATGCAGAGGTAGTGAAGCTAAAGAAAGGTTAA
- a CDS encoding helix-turn-helix domain-containing protein codes for MQTHSAVTAILKNQSTDPLLTPPEAAAYIGVTENTLSVWRCVGRYNIPFVKVGRLVKYRKSALDAFIDRRTHGGEV; via the coding sequence ATGCAAACGCATTCTGCTGTAACAGCAATTCTTAAAAATCAATCTACCGATCCACTACTAACCCCACCAGAGGCAGCCGCGTATATCGGCGTAACCGAAAATACACTCAGCGTTTGGCGGTGTGTTGGGCGCTATAACATCCCATTTGTGAAAGTTGGGCGGCTTGTTAAATATCGCAAATCTGCGCTTGATGCTTTTATTGATCGACGCACGCACGGCGGGGAGGTGTAG
- a CDS encoding DUF3987 domain-containing protein — protein sequence MHTNENARLQTDANTTFALSNAYSALEIVEQAQSDMQSKGITPPDQLVVDDKIHRFGKNKSCWYVFHGDGIPAGAFGDWRTGETYTWCMNIGRELTQTEKIENHERMAEMHRKRDAEKARIHQEAKIKANKIWGEATPVTEHPYLTHKDIKANGIKVYKGSLIIPLYNETGEICSLQYIDADGHKKFMPDGQVKDCYFRIGKPRDFACIAEGFATAASIHEATGYAVIVAFNAGKLVDAAKFAHNKFPDIKIIICADDDYQTEGNPGLTKAKEAAKSVNGYVAIPDFGDNRPNGFKDFNDLYQSHGIDAVKHCLDKITKPRILPEPLPDMPNVMPFDFQYLPGMARGYTNDIAQRMQCPPDYLAVTVYVMLAAVIGRKLGIRPMKYDDWTVTPNLWAASIGNSGTLKSPAQAAALAPIKKLAADAYERYAKDQADFNAAASLADIKESANKSAARQKLKQDPNADVSELIKPVEIEGTPFLKRYITNNSTYEALGDLLIENPNGLLIESDELIGLLKQLDSNGQEAARAFYLTAADGDKGYTFDRIGRGKALHVPALCISIIGGIQPGVLNQYVRDAVGGGAGADGLLQRFSLMVYPDISKNWKEVDRYPDVGVKDTMHQLIDKLDNLNLFEIGAESDEYCKMPFLHFDNQAQALFYEWRRNLESRLRSGEEHESFVSHLSKYRKLVPSLALINHLCDQGYGAVDEKSLLRAIAYAEYLESHARRVYSFAARPNIDAAKNLLKRLSANKPDKPFTAREIYRKGWTGLETPAKAQGAIDLLVDYCHLFESEIITGGRPTKIYTLNEVKE from the coding sequence ATGCATACAAATGAAAATGCCCGCTTGCAGACAGATGCTAATACAACATTTGCCTTGAGTAACGCATATAGCGCTCTTGAAATAGTTGAACAAGCCCAAAGCGACATGCAATCCAAAGGAATAACGCCACCGGATCAGTTGGTTGTGGATGATAAAATTCATAGGTTTGGTAAAAACAAATCCTGCTGGTACGTGTTTCATGGTGATGGCATTCCAGCGGGTGCTTTTGGCGATTGGAGAACAGGCGAAACATATACATGGTGCATGAACATTGGACGGGAGCTAACACAAACCGAAAAGATTGAAAACCATGAAAGAATGGCAGAAATGCATCGTAAACGCGATGCTGAAAAAGCCAGAATCCACCAAGAAGCCAAGATTAAAGCCAACAAAATATGGGGTGAAGCAACACCAGTAACGGAACACCCATATTTGACGCATAAGGACATAAAGGCAAATGGCATTAAGGTGTATAAGGGGAGTTTAATAATACCGCTTTATAACGAAACCGGTGAAATTTGCTCGCTGCAATATATTGATGCTGATGGTCATAAGAAATTCATGCCCGATGGGCAGGTGAAAGATTGCTACTTCCGTATTGGGAAACCAAGAGACTTTGCGTGCATTGCTGAAGGATTCGCCACTGCCGCAAGTATTCATGAAGCGACTGGTTATGCTGTCATTGTGGCATTCAATGCCGGTAAGTTAGTTGATGCTGCGAAATTTGCTCACAATAAATTTCCAGATATAAAAATAATTATCTGTGCAGATGATGACTATCAAACTGAAGGAAATCCAGGACTTACAAAAGCCAAAGAAGCCGCTAAATCAGTAAATGGTTATGTAGCTATTCCAGACTTTGGAGATAACAGGCCGAACGGTTTTAAAGACTTTAATGATTTATACCAATCTCATGGCATTGACGCTGTAAAGCACTGCCTAGATAAAATCACAAAGCCTCGAATATTACCTGAGCCGCTACCCGACATGCCCAATGTAATGCCTTTTGACTTTCAATATTTGCCCGGCATGGCACGGGGATATACCAATGATATCGCTCAACGAATGCAGTGCCCGCCTGATTATTTAGCTGTCACAGTTTATGTAATGTTAGCTGCTGTCATTGGACGCAAATTAGGTATCCGACCTATGAAATATGATGACTGGACGGTTACCCCAAATTTATGGGCTGCGAGTATTGGAAATTCAGGCACTCTTAAAAGCCCTGCACAGGCTGCTGCATTAGCACCTATTAAGAAATTGGCTGCTGATGCATATGAGAGATATGCGAAAGATCAAGCTGACTTTAATGCCGCTGCTTCACTTGCTGATATTAAAGAATCAGCTAATAAGTCAGCAGCTAGACAAAAATTAAAACAAGACCCTAATGCCGATGTATCAGAATTAATTAAGCCCGTCGAAATCGAGGGCACGCCATTTTTAAAGCGATACATAACAAACAACAGCACCTATGAAGCACTGGGTGACTTGCTCATAGAAAACCCTAATGGCTTATTAATCGAATCAGATGAGCTCATAGGCTTACTAAAGCAGCTTGATAGCAATGGACAGGAAGCTGCTAGAGCGTTTTATCTAACGGCTGCTGATGGTGATAAGGGTTATACATTTGACCGCATAGGGCGCGGCAAAGCGTTGCATGTGCCAGCACTTTGCATATCAATCATTGGCGGTATACAGCCGGGCGTGTTAAATCAATATGTACGTGATGCAGTAGGCGGCGGCGCTGGTGCAGATGGCTTATTACAGCGTTTCAGCTTAATGGTTTATCCTGATATTTCCAAAAACTGGAAAGAAGTAGATCGTTATCCAGATGTTGGTGTTAAAGACACTATGCACCAGTTGATTGATAAGCTAGACAATCTAAATCTGTTTGAGATTGGTGCAGAATCGGATGAATACTGCAAAATGCCATTCTTGCATTTTGACAATCAAGCACAGGCATTATTTTATGAATGGCGTAGGAATCTTGAAAGTCGATTGCGTTCAGGTGAAGAACATGAGTCGTTTGTATCGCACCTTTCCAAATATAGAAAGTTAGTACCCTCACTCGCATTAATCAATCACTTGTGTGATCAAGGCTATGGAGCAGTTGATGAAAAATCGTTGCTTCGTGCTATTGCTTATGCTGAATATTTAGAAAGTCATGCACGGCGCGTGTATAGCTTTGCAGCCAGACCGAATATTGATGCAGCCAAAAACCTTTTGAAACGGTTATCAGCAAACAAGCCTGATAAGCCTTTTACAGCGCGGGAAATATACCGAAAAGGCTGGACAGGATTAGAAACGCCCGCCAAAGCACAGGGTGCAATTGATCTGCTAGTTGATTATTGCCACTTGTTTGAATCGGAAATAATAACAGGTGGCAGACCTACTAAAATTTACACCTTGAATGAGGTGAAGGAATGA
- a CDS encoding helicase-related protein, which translates to MKIIDNITSLLGDDIKSSIRSNARLKIAASCFSIYAYEALKSEFSKIDSLEFIFTAPTFIPNEVTDKIRKERREFFIPKASRENALYGSDFEIHLRNKLTQRAIARECAAWVRKKAKFKSNKSKAQMQQFICIQGLENNIAYAPLHGFTAVDLGYQQGDAISNFVNRLDDPAHTGRYLQLFEQIWNDPTKLEDVTEAICDHIESVYQENSPERIYFLILYNIFNEFLEEIDEDVLPNDRTGYQDSLIWQKLFNFQRDAAVGIINKLETYNGCILADSVGLGKTFTALAVIKYYELRNKSVLILCPKKLADNWLNYNKNLKTNIFAKDRFGYDVLCHTDLSRTSGESYGIAMNRINWGNYDMVVIDESHNFRNNEAYKEKETRYQKLMNKVIRDGVKTKVLMLSATPVNNRFSDLRNQLALAYEGDSESLNKKLKTKRSIEEIFRRAQAAFNVWSKLPPDERTARTILDALDFDFFELLDSVTIARSRKHIETFYDTKDIGKFPERRKPLSFHCPLTHRTDVMGFNEIFGQLSLLKLAVYAPISYILPSRLRKYEDLYDTELEGGKNRFRQADRERSLQALMTTNLLKRLESSVEAFRLTLGALQSNITDTLETIDRFQENDQAMQVTDFTAGLENLEAEEDDFSDFSEAVGGKVQISLSDMDVDSWRHDLAADMALIEALLASMIKITPEDDAKLQHLREHVFGKIDNPINCNNKKVLIFTAFADTANYLYENISKTILEHRGLHTAKVTGKDAPKSTFGKGYDFQSILTLFSPRSKEKAMVMPEEVGEIDILIGTDCISEGQNLQDCDYLINYDIHWNPVRIIQRFGRVDRIGSPNSTIQLVNYWPDITLDEYINLKERVENRMVIADVTATGDDNVLTAKSSDISYRKEQLRRLQDEVIELEDVKTGVSITDLGLNDFRMDLLNYVKEHGDIADAPKGMHAIVPAQSELGLKPGVIFALKNRNDGVNINQQNRLHPYYLIYLAKDGEVIANHTEAKKLLDLVRTSCKSYHEPIAALCRLFNEETADGRNMAVHSDLLSKAIRSMIDVKEEKDLDSLFSGGRTTALLNTISGLDDFELIAFLVVQEAG; encoded by the coding sequence ATGAAAATCATCGATAACATTACTTCGTTGCTAGGCGATGATATCAAGTCTTCCATTCGCTCGAATGCAAGATTAAAAATTGCGGCGTCATGTTTCTCCATATATGCGTATGAAGCTCTAAAGTCTGAATTTTCCAAGATTGATTCCTTGGAATTTATCTTCACTGCCCCGACCTTCATCCCCAATGAAGTCACAGACAAAATCCGCAAGGAAAGACGGGAATTTTTTATCCCTAAAGCCAGCCGTGAAAATGCACTTTATGGCTCTGATTTTGAGATTCACTTGAGAAACAAGTTAACGCAAAGAGCAATCGCCCGTGAATGTGCCGCCTGGGTCAGGAAAAAAGCGAAATTCAAATCCAATAAATCCAAAGCCCAGATGCAACAGTTTATCTGCATCCAAGGGCTAGAAAATAACATTGCGTATGCCCCGCTGCACGGCTTTACAGCAGTTGACCTTGGCTACCAACAAGGCGATGCCATATCAAACTTTGTCAATCGCCTGGACGATCCCGCGCATACGGGTAGATATTTACAGCTCTTTGAGCAAATCTGGAATGACCCGACAAAACTGGAAGATGTTACAGAAGCCATCTGCGACCATATCGAATCTGTTTATCAGGAAAATTCGCCTGAAAGAATTTACTTCTTGATCCTCTACAATATCTTCAATGAATTTCTGGAAGAAATTGACGAAGATGTTCTGCCGAATGATCGCACCGGTTATCAGGACAGCCTGATTTGGCAAAAGCTTTTCAATTTCCAGCGGGATGCCGCTGTTGGCATTATTAACAAACTTGAAACTTATAACGGCTGTATTCTCGCCGATAGCGTCGGCCTCGGGAAAACTTTCACAGCATTGGCTGTGATTAAATACTATGAATTACGCAATAAATCAGTGCTGATTCTCTGCCCAAAGAAACTCGCGGATAATTGGCTGAATTATAACAAAAACCTGAAGACCAATATCTTTGCCAAGGATCGTTTTGGCTATGATGTACTTTGCCATACTGATCTATCTCGCACATCCGGTGAGTCCTATGGCATAGCGATGAACAGAATCAATTGGGGCAATTATGATATGGTTGTTATCGATGAATCTCATAACTTCCGAAACAATGAAGCCTATAAGGAAAAAGAGACCCGCTATCAGAAACTGATGAACAAGGTTATACGTGATGGCGTAAAAACCAAAGTTCTGATGCTCTCGGCAACCCCTGTCAACAACCGTTTCAGCGATTTAAGAAACCAGTTGGCGCTTGCCTATGAAGGCGATTCCGAAAGCCTGAATAAAAAACTCAAAACAAAACGGAGTATCGAAGAGATATTCCGCCGAGCGCAAGCTGCATTCAATGTCTGGTCAAAACTCCCTCCGGATGAAAGAACAGCGCGTACTATCTTGGATGCACTGGATTTCGATTTCTTCGAATTACTAGATAGTGTAACAATTGCCCGCTCGCGCAAGCATATCGAAACTTTCTACGATACTAAGGATATTGGTAAATTTCCTGAACGTAGAAAACCGTTATCCTTCCATTGCCCACTGACACATCGAACCGATGTCATGGGTTTTAATGAGATTTTTGGCCAGCTTTCGCTTCTGAAGCTGGCTGTCTATGCGCCAATCAGCTATATCCTGCCCAGCCGTCTTCGCAAATATGAAGATCTTTATGATACAGAACTGGAAGGCGGAAAAAATCGGTTCCGTCAAGCTGACCGCGAACGCAGCTTGCAGGCATTGATGACTACAAACTTACTTAAACGCCTAGAAAGTTCCGTTGAGGCTTTCAGATTAACCCTTGGCGCTCTGCAATCCAACATTACCGATACGCTTGAGACGATTGATCGTTTCCAAGAGAATGATCAAGCTATGCAAGTAACGGATTTCACGGCTGGCCTTGAAAACCTTGAGGCAGAAGAAGATGATTTCTCCGATTTCAGTGAAGCAGTAGGAGGAAAAGTCCAAATCAGCCTCAGCGATATGGACGTAGATTCATGGAGACATGATCTAGCCGCAGACATGGCCTTGATAGAAGCTCTTCTGGCCTCAATGATAAAAATTACACCTGAAGATGATGCCAAGTTGCAGCATCTGCGGGAGCATGTATTCGGGAAGATTGATAACCCGATTAACTGCAATAATAAGAAAGTTCTGATTTTTACAGCTTTCGCGGATACCGCTAATTATCTGTATGAAAATATTTCAAAAACCATTCTTGAGCACCGTGGCCTGCATACCGCCAAAGTAACTGGAAAGGATGCTCCTAAATCCACTTTTGGCAAGGGATATGATTTTCAATCTATTCTTACACTGTTTTCTCCGCGTTCAAAAGAAAAGGCTATGGTTATGCCGGAAGAAGTGGGTGAGATCGATATTTTGATTGGCACAGACTGCATTTCCGAAGGCCAGAACCTTCAAGATTGTGACTACTTGATAAACTATGATATCCACTGGAACCCCGTGCGGATTATCCAGCGTTTCGGGCGCGTGGATCGTATTGGCTCCCCCAATTCCACGATCCAACTTGTCAACTACTGGCCGGATATAACACTGGATGAATATATCAATCTGAAAGAGCGCGTGGAAAACCGTATGGTGATTGCGGATGTCACGGCTACAGGGGATGATAATGTTCTGACTGCAAAAAGCAGCGATATTTCCTACCGCAAAGAACAGCTCCGCCGCCTTCAGGATGAAGTAATTGAGCTGGAAGATGTAAAAACTGGCGTGTCCATCACAGACCTAGGCTTGAACGATTTTCGCATGGATTTACTGAATTACGTCAAAGAACATGGCGATATAGCCGATGCACCCAAGGGAATGCACGCGATTGTTCCAGCTCAATCAGAGCTTGGCCTTAAACCGGGTGTCATTTTTGCGCTGAAAAATCGCAATGATGGCGTGAATATCAATCAACAAAACCGCCTGCATCCTTATTACCTGATTTATCTTGCCAAAGACGGTGAAGTGATTGCAAACCACACTGAAGCCAAAAAATTGCTCGATCTGGTACGCACAAGTTGCAAAAGCTACCATGAGCCGATTGCCGCTCTATGCCGCTTGTTCAACGAAGAAACAGCCGATGGGCGCAATATGGCTGTACATTCCGATCTATTGAGCAAAGCTATCCGCTCAATGATCGACGTGAAGGAAGAAAAAGATCTCGATAGCCTGTTCTCTGGCGGCAGAACCACAGCCCTATTGAATACCATATCAGGGTTGGATGATTTTGAACTGATAGCCTTCCTTGTAGTGCAAGAGGCTGGATAA
- a CDS encoding DUF4391 domain-containing protein: protein MDDCVTTLFDYPAKAAFGRVLPKNKIYEYASPTTGLKELFVKQVDQIVWKYKLAPETINLTAIRAVPEIQIFHVTLKNGELKEDVLRCIDKAIPFPIIFELYFDGKCKNIACYKRPSEADSTKWVVSEYFSTEWIAEDTMREPLPVALDLGALYERLLSPLMPYPAIGKEHLQDRVARMEKIRAKQRELEKSEARLNKEKQFNRKVEINAEIRNIKHEIATLTTVTATG, encoded by the coding sequence ATGGATGATTGCGTAACTACTCTGTTTGATTACCCAGCCAAAGCTGCTTTCGGGCGTGTTCTGCCCAAAAACAAGATTTATGAATATGCCAGTCCCACAACAGGACTAAAAGAGCTATTCGTTAAGCAAGTCGATCAGATTGTCTGGAAATACAAACTGGCTCCAGAAACCATCAACTTGACCGCTATCCGCGCTGTACCAGAAATTCAAATTTTCCATGTCACATTAAAAAATGGTGAGCTGAAGGAAGATGTTCTGCGCTGCATTGATAAGGCTATCCCGTTCCCGATTATCTTTGAGCTGTATTTTGACGGCAAATGCAAGAATATTGCCTGCTATAAACGCCCGAGTGAGGCGGATAGCACCAAATGGGTAGTCAGCGAATATTTCAGCACGGAATGGATAGCTGAAGATACGATGCGTGAACCGCTGCCAGTTGCACTCGACTTGGGAGCATTGTACGAAAGATTGCTTTCCCCTCTAATGCCTTATCCGGCAATCGGGAAAGAACATCTGCAAGACAGAGTTGCGAGAATGGAAAAAATTCGTGCCAAGCAGCGTGAATTGGAAAAATCAGAAGCTCGTTTAAACAAGGAAAAGCAATTTAATCGCAAGGTGGAAATCAATGCAGAAATCCGTAATATCAAGCATGAGATTGCAACCTTGACTACCGTAACCGCAACGGGATAA